The following proteins are encoded in a genomic region of Oncorhynchus kisutch isolate 150728-3 linkage group LG6, Okis_V2, whole genome shotgun sequence:
- the LOC109892107 gene encoding E3 ubiquitin-protein ligase RNF144A-like, translated as MSGSLLLAQSVLPTPLKCPSCHQAGARKVKGQCAVCKRCSETLRRVYQFCWACGREWHQSGGTLEGQGVHFSCPLPGCALRAALLSPEVIVDPSSSAQGCPFFRACPHCKAILTHTGEGCPNIICPHCQKEFCFRCLKKECYDYEEEDDDDDDNDFEYPLPCTVVDNSQSLRELEL; from the exons ATGAGTGGCTCACTCCTGCTTGCACAG TCTGTTCTTCCAACCCCACTGAAGTGCCCCAGTTGCCACCAGGCTGGGGCCagaaaggtcaaaggtcagtgtGCTGTGTGTAAGCGCTGCTCCGAGACCCTGCGCCGTGTCTACCAGTTCTGCTGGGCCTGTGGGAGGGAGTGGCACCAGTCAGGAGGAACCCTGGAGGGCCAAGGGGTCCATTTCTCCTGCCCTCTGCCAGGCTGTGCCCTCAGGGCTGCCCTCCTCTCCCCAGAGGTCATTGTTGATCCAAGCAGTTCAGCCCAGGGATGCCCCTTCTTCAGGGCCTGTCCTCACTGTAAGGCCATCCTCACTCACACTGGAGAGGGATGCCCCAATATCATCTGTCCACACTGCCAAAAGGAGTTCTGCTTCCGCTGCTTGAAGAAGGAGTGCTATGATTATGAagaggaagatgatgatgatgatgataatgattttGAGTATCCTTTACCATGCACTGTGGTGGATAACAGTCAGTCTCTCAGAGAGTTGGAACTGTAG